Proteins co-encoded in one bacterium genomic window:
- a CDS encoding branched-chain amino acid ABC transporter permease, protein FIAMAVVFGFGIVLERLLLTPLYSERTERKDEYGIIVTFGLAFFLRNMAIIVFGVFPLKPPSFVDGVQRIGALVVSNDRLVAGVVGLLLIFALLYFMNGTIWGQALDAVSQSRDSASIVGINPRRFNTLAYAVGAALAAAAGALIGPIFSLSPDMGVLPNIQSYVIVILGGMGSVLGSVIAGIVLGESQALFTAFLPDITRALSYSNAFSVFVLMVVLMFRPTGIFGRRHLRME, encoded by the coding sequence TGTTCATCGCGATGGCCGTCGTCTTCGGATTCGGCATCGTGCTGGAGCGGTTGCTGCTCACGCCGCTCTACAGCGAGCGGACCGAGCGGAAGGACGAGTACGGCATCATCGTCACATTCGGCCTCGCGTTCTTTCTGCGCAACATGGCGATCATCGTCTTCGGGGTGTTCCCCCTCAAGCCGCCGTCGTTTGTGGACGGGGTGCAGCGGATCGGGGCGCTCGTGGTATCGAACGACCGGCTGGTTGCCGGAGTCGTCGGCCTGCTCCTGATCTTCGCGCTCCTGTACTTCATGAACGGCACGATCTGGGGACAGGCCCTCGATGCCGTCAGCCAGTCCCGCGACTCGGCATCGATCGTCGGCATCAATCCGCGTCGCTTCAACACGCTGGCGTACGCGGTGGGAGCGGCGCTCGCCGCGGCCGCGGGCGCACTCATCGGGCCGATCTTCTCGCTGTCTCCCGATATGGGCGTCTTGCCCAACATCCAGTCGTACGTGATCGTGATCCTCGGGGGCATGGGCTCGGTCCTCGGCAGTGTCATCGCCGGCATCGTGCTGGGTGAATCGCAGGCCTTGTTCACGGCATTCCTGCCCGATATCACGCGGGCGCTGTCGTACTCGAACGCCTTCAGCGTCTTCGTGCTGATGGTTGTGCTGATGTTTCGGCCGACCGGGATCTTCGGCCGCCGGCATCTACGGATGGAATAG